Proteins from a single region of Vanessa cardui chromosome 13, ilVanCard2.1, whole genome shotgun sequence:
- the LOC124534939 gene encoding bumetanide-sensitive sodium-(potassium)-chloride cotransporter-like, which produces FSSINFTEPVRAGHNETRIDGRVGAALIATSRHDDEENHIQGRNIEPTPELTTYNIKLGWIQGVLIPCLLNIWGVMLFLRISWIVGQAGICLTVLIIFLSGIVCVITTLSLSAICTNGLLKGGGVYYIVSRSLGAELGASVGIIFAFANAVAASMNTIGFCESLNELLKSLGVKIIDNGLNDVRIVGTIALFVMCVICAFGMDWETKAQNFLVVIIVVAILNYILGACLGPANNSERAQGFVGISVETALINLGPDFRYSDNEQHSFFSIFAMYFPAVTGVQAGANICGDLRNPAIAIPKGTLLALGLSMLSYLVMAVLCGSGALRDASGNIADVTSGTIDACIPNCQYGLHNNYQIMQLMAQSSTFIYAGCWAATLSTALTNLLSVPRLIQALGVDRIYPGLIFFSKPYGKHGEPYRGYVLTFFVSLLFLLIADLNTIAPLITNLYLASYALINFCTFHAGLIQSINWRPTFRFYNTWLSLFGFLICIFIMMIISWAMALMTFFIFMTMYLLVLYRKPDVNWGSSTDAQRYKDTVSALIQMSHMHENIKSYNPQLLVLAGRPNNRPALLDMGHLITKLGSFMMVADVNEAPISQIERVGRIQAGEDWLQSRKDRGFYVVLDGLPFEVGVQAVIKSTGLGSLRPNIMLIGYMNRWARCAVTSVRTYVRVLQLAFEEQLGVSILRVPETARPVKAHDTCNAHELRAHHQVQDLLFADSDADMPRNDNERFSEEPQSSHPELGIVVKENVASFHDSDPNKHAPVSSLSMRKSGVYKPLTFSPDNDLDAWWLYDDGGLNILLPYIIARRGFAEKMPLRIFALTRDCNGVQDSEEQIKALLQKFRIEYSSLIMIQGINEPPLRASVEYFNQLIKKFRTDFGSDILISDAELERLSNKTNRHLRLRELLIEHSYMASFIVLTLPYPRLGSVSATLYMSWLEVLSKDLPPVLFVRGNDETVLG; this is translated from the exons TTCtcttcaattaattttacagaGCCGGTTAGAGCCGGACACAACGAGACCCGAATAGACGGTCGAGTTGGTGCAGCTTTGATAGCTACTTCGCGTCACGATGACGAG GAAAATCATATTCAAGGTCGAAATATTGAACCCACTCCTGAACTCACaacatataatatcaaattaggATGGATACAG GGTGTATTAATACCATGCCTTCTAAACATCTGGGGTGTGATGCTTTTCCTGCGCATTTCATGGATCGTGGGTCAGGCTGGTATCTGTTTAACTGTGCTGATCATCTTTCTATCCGGCATCGTGTGCGTTATTACCACGCTATCCCTCAGTGCCATTTGCACGAATGGCCTCTTGAAAGGAG GTGGAGTTTATTATATCGTGTCTAGGTCATTAGGAGCGGAACTTGGTGCTTCAGTTGGAATTATATTTGCTTTTGCAAACGCAGTAGCGGCAAGCATGAATACCATCGGTTTTTGCGAGTCATTAaacgaattattaaaatctcttggtgtgaaaataattgataatggaTTGAATGATGTGCGAATCGTTGGCACTATCGCACTTTTTGTAATGTGCGTTATTTGCGCTTTTGGTATGGATTGGGAAACTAAAGCGCAG aATTTTCTTGTTGTAATTATTGTGGTAGCGATTTTGAACTACATTTTGGGAGCATGTTTGGGACCCGCTAACAATAGTGAGAGAGCACAAGGTTTCGTTGGTATTAGTG TGGAGACAGCATTGATTAATCTTGGTCCAGACTTCCGATACAGTGACAATGAGCAACACAGTTTCTTTAGCATTTTTGCGATGTACTTCCCTGCTGTAACCGGAGTTCAAGCTGGAGCTAATATTTGCGGTGATTTGAGA AATCCAGCCATAGCAATTCCCAAAGGTACACTTCTGGCGTTGGGTTTATCAATGTTGAGTTATCTTGTGATGGCGGTGCTATGCGGATCGGGCGCTCTGCGAGATGCCAGCGGAAACATAGCAGACGTCACCTCAGGCACTATTGACGCTTGCATACCTAACTGCCAATACGGGCTGCATAATAACTATCAG ATAATGCAGCTAATGGCGCAATCGAGCACTTTTATTTACGCCGGCTGCTGGGCCGCCACGCTGTCGACGGCGCTGACCAACCTGCTGTCAGTGCCGCGCCTGATCCAGGCGCTGGGCGTGGATCGCATCTATCCCGGACTCATCTTCTTCTCTAAGCCCTACGGCAAGCACGGCGAACCCTATCGCGGATACGTACTCACTTTCTTTGTCTCGCTCTTGTTCTTGCTGATAG ctGATTTAAATACAATAGCTCCATTAATCACAAACTTATACTTGGCATCGTACGCTCTCATCAATTTTTGTACATTTCATGCGGGCTTGATTCAGTCGATAAATTGGAGGCCTACATTTCGA TTCTATAACACGTGGTTATCTCTATTTGGTTTCCTAATATGTATCTTTATAATGATGATAATCAGCTGGGCGATGGCGCtcatgacattttttattttcatgacTATGTATCTATTAGTACTATACAGAAAGCCAG ATGTAAATTGGGGCAGCAGTACAGACGCACAACGATACAAGGACACGGTGTCAGCTCTGATACAGATGTCCCACATGCATGAAAACATCAAATCATATAACCCTCAATTGTTGGTCTTAGCCGGGAGACCCAACAATAGACCCGCCTTGCTCGATATGGGTCATCTCATCACAAAACTGGGTTCGTTCATGATGGTCGCGGATGTCAACGAG GCACCTATTTCACAAATAGAACGAGTTGGTCGAATTCAAGCTGGCGAAGATTGGCTACAGTCACGGAAAGATCGTGGCTTCTACGTAGTTTTAGACGGTTTGCCCTTCGAGGTGGGCGTACAGGCTGTCATTAAATCAACTGGTTTAGGCAGTCTAAGGCCGAACATTATGCTCATCGGCTATATGAACAGATGGGCAAGATGTGCAGTCACTAGTGTTAGAACATATGTACGAGTTCTTCA GTTAGCGTTCGAAGAACAACTCGGAGTGTCTATCCTCCGCGTGCCGGAAACGGCGCGGCCGGTGAAGGCGCACGACACGTGCAACGCGCACGAGCTGCGCGCGCACCACCAGGTGCAGGACTTGCTGTTCGCCGACTCCGACGCAGACATGCCGCGTAACGACAATGAGCGGTTTAGCG AAGAACCTCAAAGTAGTCACCCAGAACTGGGAATAGTTGTCAAGGAAAACGTCGCTTCTTTTCATGACAGCGATCCTAACAAACACGCTCCAGTTTCGAGTCTTTCGATGAGAAAATCTGGAGTGTACAAACCTTTAACGTTTAGTCCG GACAACGATTTGGACGCCTGGTGGCTGTATGATGACGGAGGCCTAAATATCTTGCTACCGTATATCATAGCACGTCGTGGCTTCGCAGAGAAAATGCCGCTAAGGATTTTCGCGCTTACACGTGACTGTAACGGTGTTCAAGATTCTGAAGAACa aATAAAGGCTTTGCTGCAAAAATTTCGTATCGAATATTCATCACTAATCATGATTCAAGGCATCAACGAACCTCCTCTAAGAGCTAGCGTGGAATACTTTAATCAGCTGATTAAAAAATTTAGAACTGATTTCGGAAGTG ACATTCTAATATCGGATGCAGAGCTGGAGCGCTTGAGCAACAAGACCAACCGTCACCTGCGACTGCGAGAGTTGCTCATAGAACACTCGTACATGGCCTCCTTCATTGTTCTCACACTTCCCTATCCGAGATTG GGATCGGTATCCGCTACACTTTACATGTCGTGGCTTGAGGTGTTGAGCAAAGATTTGCCACCCGTACTTTTCGTGAGGGGAAACGACGAGACTGTTCTTGGCTAA